A single region of the Aliidongia dinghuensis genome encodes:
- a CDS encoding CaiB/BaiF CoA transferase family protein — MSTASLALARFKVLDLTRVRAGPTCVRQLADWGADVIKVELPEALDQGEPMGGPRHGPDFQNLHRNKRSLTLNLKDPAGIAILKRLALKADVLVENFRPDVKQRLGIDYATLGTLNPRLIYASISGFGQDGPYADRPGFDQIAQGMGGLMSITGESGRGPMRVGIPIADLCAGIFAAQGVLVALLERETSGKGQWVQSSLLQAQIFMLDFQAARWLMAGEVPPQAGNNHPTSIPTGVFRTRDGHINIAAAGHAIWQRLTTVLGAEEWLADPRFATSAARSQNRDLLQVEIDARTEQEDSATWIERLNAAGVPCGPINRIDQTFAEPQVEHLKIARDLSGVRYVGQPVTLSRTPSAIVDPPPDRGQHTDQILGELGFSAAEIAEVRARQIV, encoded by the coding sequence ATGTCTACCGCCTCGTTGGCACTTGCCCGGTTCAAGGTCCTTGACCTGACGCGCGTGCGGGCCGGCCCGACCTGCGTCCGGCAGCTGGCCGACTGGGGCGCCGACGTCATCAAGGTCGAGCTGCCGGAGGCGCTCGACCAGGGCGAGCCGATGGGCGGTCCGCGCCACGGTCCGGACTTCCAGAACCTGCACCGCAACAAGCGCAGCCTGACCTTGAACCTGAAGGATCCGGCCGGCATCGCGATCCTGAAGCGGCTCGCGCTCAAGGCCGACGTGCTCGTCGAGAATTTCCGCCCGGACGTGAAGCAGCGCCTGGGCATCGATTACGCGACGCTCGGAACCTTGAACCCGCGGCTCATCTACGCCTCGATCTCGGGCTTCGGCCAGGACGGGCCCTATGCCGACCGGCCGGGCTTCGACCAGATCGCCCAGGGCATGGGCGGGCTCATGTCGATCACCGGCGAGTCGGGACGCGGGCCGATGCGCGTCGGCATCCCGATCGCGGACTTGTGCGCCGGTATCTTCGCGGCTCAGGGCGTGCTGGTGGCGCTCCTGGAGCGCGAGACGAGCGGCAAGGGCCAGTGGGTGCAGAGCTCGCTCCTGCAGGCGCAGATCTTCATGCTCGATTTCCAGGCGGCGCGCTGGCTGATGGCGGGCGAGGTGCCGCCGCAGGCCGGCAACAATCACCCGACCAGCATCCCGACCGGCGTGTTCCGCACGCGCGACGGCCATATCAACATCGCCGCCGCCGGCCATGCGATCTGGCAGCGGCTCACGACCGTGCTCGGTGCCGAGGAATGGCTCGCTGATCCGCGCTTTGCCACCAGCGCCGCGCGCAGCCAGAACCGCGATCTGCTGCAGGTCGAGATCGATGCCCGGACCGAGCAGGAAGACAGCGCCACCTGGATCGAGCGGCTCAACGCCGCCGGCGTGCCGTGCGGGCCGATCAACCGCATCGACCAGACCTTCGCCGAGCCGCAGGTCGAGCATCTCAAGATCGCCCGGGATCTGAGCGGCGTCCGCTATGTCGGCCAGCCGGTGACCCTCAGCCGCACGCCGAGTGCGATCGTCGATCCGCCGCCGGACCGCGGCCAGCACACCGACCAGATCCTGGGCGAGCTCGGCTTCAGTGCCGCCGAGATCGCCGAGGTGCGGGCGCGGCAGATCGTCTGA